The DNA region GATTTTGAGTTTGCCTGCAAGGCCGGCTCTGAGGCGATGTTTGTCTGCCTGGGGCTGGTCAAATCCGGCTATATCAAATATGGCCTCGCCATCGGCGCCGATACCTCCCAGGGCGCGCCCGGTGATGCGCTGGAATATTCCGCCTCTGCCGGCGCCGCCTCTTTTATCATGGGTGCCGAAAATGTCATTGCCGAGGTGATCGAAACCTATTCCTATATGACCGATACCCCTGATTTTTGGCGCCGCGAATACCAATTCTATCCCCAGCATGGCGGCCGCTTTACCGGCGACCCGGCCTATTTCAAACACAGCCTCGGCTGCGCCAACGGTCTGATGAAAAAAGCCGGCATGAAACCGACCGACTTCAATTATGTCGTCTTTCATCAGCCGAACGGCAAATTCCCCGTAAGGGTCGGCAAAATGCTCGGATTCACCAAAGAACAGTTCGAGCCGGGCCTGCTAACGCCCACTCTCGGCAACACCTATTCCGGTGCTTCCCCCATTGGCCTGACCGCTACTTTGGATATTGCCAAGCCGGGCGATATGATTATGATGGTCTCTTATGGTTCCGGCGCCGGCTCCGACGGGTTTGTCTGGAAAGTAACCGATCGCATAAATTAGGCCCGCGATAAGGCGGTTCGAAACAGAAAGCACCTCGATGATAAACTGTTCTTTGTCGACTATGGAACCTATGCCAAATTCCGGCATAAAATCCTGAAGAATGATTAGGAGGTGACTCACGATGAGAGATGTAGCAGTTATAGGCGTAGGGATGAACAAATGGGGCGAGCTCTGGGAAAAATCGCTTCGGGATATATTTGTCGAGGCGGCTCTGGCGGCCATTGATGACGCCGGTGTCGATCACCTCGATTCCATGACCGTCGGTTGCATGACCGGCGGCCTCTTTGTCGGACAGGAGCATCTCGGTTCTCTCCTGGCCGATTATTTGGGATATAAAAACCTTCCCGCCACCCGGGTCGAATCGGCCTGTGCCTCCGGCGGGCTGGCTTTCCGCACCGCTTTTATCGAGGTTGCCTCCGGTTTTTCTGATATCGTTCTGGCCGGCGGCGTGGAAAAAATGACTGATGTTTCGGGTGATGGCGCTACTTATGCGCTGGCTACGGCAGCCGACCAGGAATATGAAGTGTTCCATGGCGCCACTTTCCCCGGACTTTACGCTCTGATGGCAACAGCCCATATGCAGAAATATGGGACCACCCGTGAAATGCTTTCGGCCGTCGCCGTAAAGAATCATTTCAACGGCTCGATGAACCCATTCGCCCAGTACCCCTTCAAGACTACCCGTGAGGAGGTCGAGGGATCGGTTATGGTCGCCAGTCCTCTGAGAATTATGGATTGCTCGCCGATTACCGATGGTGCCGCCGCTGTAATTTTGACCACGGTCGATATTGCGAAGAAACTGGGCAAGCCGATAATCAAAATCATCGGTTCCGGTCATGCCACCGATTCTATCGCCCTTCATTCGCGCGATGATATGACGACGCTTCTGTCTACCACCGTTGCCGCCGAAAAAGCGCTGAAAATGGCCGGCAAGAGCATCAAGGATATCAATTTCGCCGAGGTGCACGATTGCTTTACCATCGCCGAAATAGTTGTCACCGAATCGCTCGGCATTTTCGCCCCCGGCAAGGGCGGCGAGGCAGCCGTGAAAGGGGAGACCGGCCTCGAAGGGTCACTCCCGATTAATACTTCCGGCGGTCTCAAATCCAAAGGTCATCCGGTCGGCGCTACCGGCGTCGCGCAGGTGATCGAAGTGGTCAAACAACTTCGCGGCACGGCCGAAAACGGCCGCCAGCTCAAGAAGCGCCCGAAAATCGGTATGACCCAGAACATGGGCGGTTCCGGCGGTTCAACCTTGGTGCATATATTGGAGGTGGCCTGATGTTTCCTGCACGTTCGCATAGAGAATACCCGCATCGTTACCGGCTTGAGGCCGGCAAATGCAAGAAATGCGGCAAGATTGTTTTCCCATACCGTCTGATTTGCCCGGTCTGCGGCCATCGCGAATTCGAGAAAGTAACTCTGCCCGATACAGGAAAACTGATCACTTTCAGTGTTATCCTGGTCGCCCCCTCGCAGTTTGTCGATCAGGCCCCGTACGCCATCGGCATCGCCGAGCTGATCAACGGGGTGAAACTCCTGGCCCAGATCACCGACTGTGACGTGGACAAGCTGGCTGTCGGAACGGAAATCCGGATCGAGTTCCGGCGCGTCCAGACCGACGGTCATCAGGGTGTCCTGAGCTACGGTTATAAATTTGTACCTAAGTGGTACTAATGAAAGGCAGCTGGAAAGCAGGGATGATGCAAATCATCCCTGCCGATACTTGGTTATCCTAACTTTTCCG from Candidatus Zixiibacteriota bacterium includes:
- a CDS encoding thiolase domain-containing protein; its protein translation is MRDVAVIGVGMNKWGELWEKSLRDIFVEAALAAIDDAGVDHLDSMTVGCMTGGLFVGQEHLGSLLADYLGYKNLPATRVESACASGGLAFRTAFIEVASGFSDIVLAGGVEKMTDVSGDGATYALATAADQEYEVFHGATFPGLYALMATAHMQKYGTTREMLSAVAVKNHFNGSMNPFAQYPFKTTREEVEGSVMVASPLRIMDCSPITDGAAAVILTTVDIAKKLGKPIIKIIGSGHATDSIALHSRDDMTTLLSTTVAAEKALKMAGKSIKDINFAEVHDCFTIAEIVVTESLGIFAPGKGGEAAVKGETGLEGSLPINTSGGLKSKGHPVGATGVAQVIEVVKQLRGTAENGRQLKKRPKIGMTQNMGGSGGSTLVHILEVA
- a CDS encoding Zn-ribbon domain-containing OB-fold protein — its product is MFPARSHREYPHRYRLEAGKCKKCGKIVFPYRLICPVCGHREFEKVTLPDTGKLITFSVILVAPSQFVDQAPYAIGIAELINGVKLLAQITDCDVDKLAVGTEIRIEFRRVQTDGHQGVLSYGYKFVPKWY